Part of the Lolium rigidum isolate FL_2022 chromosome 6, APGP_CSIRO_Lrig_0.1, whole genome shotgun sequence genome, CCAAATTAAAGATAGCATGTCTTCCTGTCTCCACAAGGCATTGACAAAGACTGATTAAGGTTGATTTGTttttcaactcttcatccttggaAGCATCCGAAACAAAATGTTTTAGTTGAAGTTGCAATCCATAAATATCTTGTTGGGTGAAATCTGCTGGGTAGTACTTTTTCACCATCTCACATATATCACTGGCTTTGAATCCTCTAAATTTGTTTCTAGGAATGAAGGTAGCACTAGTAGATAAAAGATCCATTACCTTCTCATTGAACCTGCGGTTTATTTCAAATAGTTGAGTATCCAATGTTGCCCGAAATAGTTCCACACGAAAGTAATGCTCCTTGGTGAACTGATCAGGCTGATTGCGTGCACGACCACCCCGCATGATGTAAATTTCTTCGAAGTTAGGAATCTCAACGGAATGCTTTCCACAAAATTCAACAACCATGGTAATAAATTCTTCATAGCCATCATCTGATCTCAACTGTTGAAGACACTCTTTTGTTGAAGACACTAGACGAATAGCATTCACAATATGCTGTGACTTTTTCTGTAAAGCTTGGCCAAGCAATTCTGTTATATCAAATATTTCCTTCATCAAACATAAGGTAAATACGAACTCATAAGAGGACATGTAGCTGAAACAAGTATCTGCATCTCCACGAAGTGAACCCATTGATCGATCAGCAGCAATATCTTGGACAATAGAGTAAACAACACCAAACATCTCCATCAGGCTGTAAACTGAACCAAAATGAGAACCCCACCTTGTGTCTCCTGGTCGCTTAAGTGAGCGGATCTGGTTTGCCCCTTGACCTGTCTCGACGCTAGCATTAGCAATTGCAATTTCTAGTTCATCTAGTTGGGCTTTATGGAGCTCGTCATGGCGCTTTGAAGAGGAGTCAACAGTGTTTATGATGAAGACTAATTTCTGAAAAAACTGAGAGACAGAAACAACTTCTTTGGAAGCATCAACTAGAGCAAGTTGCAAGCGGTGGGCATAACAATGAACATAATAGGCATATGGGCATTCTTGGAGGAAAAGAGCTTGCAGTCCATTCAAGTCACCTCTCATGTTGCTGGCCCCGTCATAACCTTGTCCTCGAAGATTCTGAATGTCAAAACCATGTGTAGATAAAACAGCGGTTAATTCATCTTTAAGTGTCAAAGACTTTGTGTTTGCTACATGTATCAAGTCAAAGAACCTCTCTTGCAGAATACCACCTTTATCAACAAATCTGAGAACTATGGCCATTTGCTCTCTCTTTGCTACATCACATGTCTCATCCACTAAAATGGAAAACTTAGAATCCCCGATTTCAGCTCGGACATGCTTCCTAATTTTACATGCAAACATACTCAAGAGCTCTTTCTGGATTTTGGGGCGATGTGTATTTTGAATTATACGGAGCATTCCCCCCACCACTTTGGCAATCTCGGGGTTAAATTCTGCAAGAAGATCCACTATTTCAAGAAAGTTTCCTTTGTTCTTTGACTGGGGTCTCTCATCATGCCCTCTAAAAGCACACGCTTGGAAGGTGAGCCACTTAACAGCTGCAATTGAGACTTTCAGCCGCAAACGGTTTCTTTCTACTTTCTCCTTGTCCTTCACCACAATGACATTTTCAATGTGGCATGGTTGATTCAGTAAAGCTTGACAATCTGCGGCTGCGTTGTGGTGTGATGAGCATGGTCCAGAACCTATGTGTTTTAAAAATGCACAATGCTTCCCACAATTAACCCTCTTCCAGTTATCAAATCCATTAACTGTAAAGACATGAGAACCACCTCGTGTGTTTTCCTTTTTGGCAGAGACAAAGCAAAACAAACAATATGCACGATGTTTGTCCTGTGAGTACTCTAGCCATGAGGGAAATTGACCAAACCAATTGTACTTGAAGCTGCGTTGATGCCCCTTTTCACCTGAAGGTTCATAGTGTTCTAGATGGGGTTGCATAGGACCCAACATCAGATATGCTCGGCGGACAGCATCTCTCTGGTCCGGTGGATACTGCCAAATCTGCGGGCGTAATCCTGGGTCTCTCTGCAAGAAATCAATACCTTCAAACATAACAGCTTCATTTGACTGATTTTCATCTTTATTGTGTGGTGCCGGATGTTGTAATTCAAGCAAAGGTAATGGATGATCAGCTAGTACAGACTGGTCTTCCTCAACTTCATTTGCCTCGtctctttttcttttgaaaactagATCAATTCTTCTCTGATTGACCTTGCTCATGGTGCCTAAATTTCATttgtaaacaaacaaaaaatttgATTATTCAGGGTACCAAATTGTAGTTTAATTTTGCAGTGAAGAGATTTGTTGTGAAGACTGAACAGATTGGGGGAAAACTGAATTACCGTCAGTTTTGCAGCTGCCTTGCCTGGGAGAAATTGGAGTAGTTGATGGTTGTGCCAACGCCGGATGATCggatcgccgccgcccgccggcagCCTGGCCGTTTCCGGCCACCGTTTGCTCGCCTAGGGCTTGGTCGCGTGGCCGGCGTGGGGCTTGATGGCTTGTGGTGCCCGCTGCTGCTGGATGGTGGTCGCCAAATTGAGTCGCTTCGGCCGTCCGGCGGCCACCTCCACGCTCAGTCACCGGCGGTACCGCGGTAGGTCGACCGGCGGCAGGCATGGACAGCATCACAGGCTCACAGCAATACGGCATCGTGTACGTCTGTAtgtagggtgtcaaggtgggatcccactgggatgtcattttgtactacgtagttcaaattttgatgctaAAATTTGTACTAGAAaaatcaaattatactacaagtgggacaaaagtgggatcccacttgacacccttatcTGTATGACCACCAGCGAACATGGAGACAGGGAGTAGACTGGGCTGGATTAATGGGCTTCACACATGGAGGCATAGGCATAATTTTTTTTCCCACTTTTgggctgggcgggccatggcccgggTTTGCCCTCACATAGGTCTGCCAGTGCAGCCCCCAGCTTTGGACAGAGTCATCTAAtaaaaaatactccctctgtccataaaaaGATATCTTAAATTTGTCCAAATTCCaatatatctatacactaaatagtatctacatacatccaaatttaaacaaatctaagacatacttttatggacagaggtagtattatgGACAGAGTCAACTAAAAAAATCCTGTGGACAGAGGCACTGAATTGCCGCCTTTT contains:
- the LOC124664865 gene encoding uncharacterized protein LOC124664865 translates to MSKVNQRRIDLVFKRKRDEANEVEEDQSVLADHPLPLLELQHPAPHNKDENQSNEAVMFEGIDFLQRDPGLRPQIWQYPPDQRDAVRRAYLMLGPMQPHLEHYEPSGEKGHQRSFKYNWFGQFPSWLEYSQDKHRAYCLFCFVSAKKENTRGGSHVFTVNGFDNWKRVNCGKHCAFLKHIGSGPCSSHHNAAADCQALLNQPCHIENVIVVKDKEKVERNRLRLKVSIAAVKWLTFQACAFRGHDERPQSKNKGNFLEIVDLLAEFNPEIAKVVGGMLRIIQNTHRPKIQKELLTKREQMAIVLRFVDKGGILQERIFEDKVMTGPAT
- the LOC124666789 gene encoding uncharacterized protein LOC124666789, which translates into the protein MGSLRGDADTCFSYMSSYEFVFTLCLMKEIFDITELLGQALQKKSQHIVNAIRLVSSTKECLQQLRSDDGYEEFITMVVEFCGKHSVEIPNFEEIYIMRGGRARNQPDQFTKEHYFRVELFRATLDTQLFEINRRFNEKVMDLLSTSATFIPRNKFRGFKASDICEMVKKYYPADFTQQDIYGLQLQLKHFVSDASKDEELKNKSTLISLCQCLVETGRHAIFNLVERLLRLLITLPVSTASAERAFSSMKIIKTRLRNKMEDDYLANSLLVNIECEILETYSYEDVIEDFRKKNRKADL